Proteins found in one Arthrobacter sp. U41 genomic segment:
- a CDS encoding DEAD/DEAH box helicase → MSELHTHQLLTDESGTETLEPEETIISDEKPHEIAEKTFADFNVRADIVESLADAGITHPFPIQAMTLPVALSGHDIIGQAKTGTGKTLGFGIPALQRVVGPDDEGYDKLPAPGAPQALVIVPTRELAVQVAGDLQNAARKRNARITTIYGGRAYEPQVESLQKGVEVVVGTPGRLIDLYKQKHLVLKNVKMVILDEADEMLDLGFLPDVETLIAGTPAVRQTLLFSATMPGPVVAMARRYMTKPTHIRAADPDDEGLTKRDIRQLIYRAHSMDKIEVVARILQARGRGRTIIFTKTKRTAAKVAEELVDRGFAAAAIHGDLGQGAREQALRAFRNNKVDVLVATDVAARGIDVDDVTHVINYQCVEDEKIYLHRVGRTGRAGNKGTAVTFVDWDDMPRWGLINKALGLSVPEPVETYSSSPHLFEELDIPAGTKGRLPRDKRVLAGVDAEVLEDLGETGKKNAPRTGGGQTGGGRESARSGGRDSRRSGGATGSKDSARSGDRRRRPAEAEASTGPAAEAPAKAPASAPTEVDRATRARRRTRTRRHNGEVVAGEAGAPARSTEA, encoded by the coding sequence GTGAGTGAATTGCACACGCACCAGCTTCTGACCGACGAATCCGGAACGGAAACGCTCGAGCCCGAAGAGACCATCATCTCGGACGAGAAGCCGCACGAGATCGCCGAGAAGACCTTCGCCGACTTCAACGTCCGCGCCGACATCGTGGAATCGCTGGCCGACGCCGGCATCACGCACCCGTTCCCGATCCAGGCCATGACCCTGCCGGTCGCCCTCAGCGGCCACGACATCATCGGCCAGGCCAAGACCGGCACCGGCAAGACCCTCGGCTTCGGCATCCCGGCGCTGCAGCGCGTCGTCGGACCGGACGACGAGGGCTATGACAAGCTTCCGGCCCCGGGCGCCCCGCAGGCCCTCGTGATCGTGCCGACCCGCGAGCTGGCTGTCCAGGTTGCCGGCGACCTGCAGAACGCCGCCCGCAAGCGCAACGCGCGCATCACCACGATCTACGGCGGCCGCGCCTACGAGCCGCAGGTCGAATCGCTGCAGAAGGGCGTCGAGGTTGTCGTTGGCACCCCCGGCCGCCTCATCGACCTTTACAAGCAGAAGCACCTCGTGCTGAAGAACGTCAAGATGGTCATCCTTGACGAGGCCGACGAAATGCTGGACCTGGGCTTCCTCCCGGACGTCGAAACCCTCATCGCCGGCACCCCCGCTGTCCGCCAGACCCTGCTGTTCTCGGCCACCATGCCCGGTCCGGTCGTCGCGATGGCACGCCGCTACATGACCAAGCCGACGCACATCCGCGCCGCCGACCCGGATGACGAAGGCCTGACCAAGCGCGACATCCGCCAGCTGATCTACCGCGCCCACAGCATGGACAAGATCGAGGTGGTGGCCCGCATCCTGCAGGCCCGCGGCCGCGGCCGGACCATCATCTTCACCAAGACCAAGCGCACCGCCGCCAAGGTAGCCGAGGAACTCGTGGACCGGGGCTTCGCCGCCGCCGCCATCCACGGCGACCTCGGCCAGGGCGCCCGCGAGCAGGCGCTCCGGGCCTTCCGCAACAACAAGGTGGACGTCCTGGTCGCCACCGACGTCGCCGCCCGCGGCATCGACGTCGACGACGTCACACACGTGATCAACTACCAGTGCGTGGAAGACGAAAAGATCTACCTGCACCGTGTGGGACGCACCGGCCGCGCCGGCAACAAGGGCACGGCCGTGACCTTCGTTGACTGGGATGACATGCCCCGCTGGGGCCTGATCAACAAGGCCCTGGGCCTGAGCGTCCCGGAGCCGGTGGAAACCTACTCCTCATCACCGCACCTCTTCGAGGAACTCGACATCCCCGCAGGCACCAAGGGCCGCCTGCCCCGCGACAAGCGTGTGCTGGCCGGTGTTGACGCCGAGGTCCTCGAGGACCTGGGCGAGACGGGCAAGAAAAACGCCCCCCGCACCGGCGGCGGCCAGACCGGCGGCGGACGCGAGAGCGCCCGCAGCGGCGGACGCGACAGCCGCCGCAGCGGCGGAGCCACCGGCAGCAAGGACAGCGCACGGTCGGGAGACCGCCGTCGTCGTCCCGCCGAGGCCGAGGCCAGCACCGGCCCGGCCGCCGAGGCTCCGGCCAAGGCCCCCGCAAGCGCACCGACCGAGGTTGACCGCGCCACCCGCGCCCGCCGCCGCACCCGCACCCGCCGCCACAACGGCGAGGTTGTTGCGGGCGAGGCCGGGGCTCCGGCACGCAGCACCGAGGCCTAA
- a CDS encoding DNA-methyltransferase translates to MTDTVWAPDGSNLVVHADNAEYLPTLPDGAFTLIYVDPPFNTGRVQKRQETRMVLNAGGDGDRVGFKGRSYDTIKGALHKYDDAFSDYWSFLEPRLVEAWRLLADDGTLYLHLDYREVHYAKVMLDAIFGRECFLNEIIWAYDYGARAKYRWPTKHDNILVYVKNPRKYHFDSAEVDREPYMAPGLVTPAKRELGKLPTDVWWHTIVSPTGKEKTGYPTQKPEGLIRRVVAASSRPGDWCLDFFAGSGTLGAVAAKLDRKFVCVDQNQPAIDVMAKRLAPHAVFTVFPS, encoded by the coding sequence ATGACTGACACCGTCTGGGCGCCGGACGGCAGCAATCTGGTGGTGCACGCGGACAACGCGGAGTACCTCCCGACGCTGCCGGACGGCGCCTTCACACTGATCTACGTGGACCCGCCGTTTAATACCGGGCGGGTCCAGAAGCGCCAGGAAACCAGGATGGTGCTCAACGCCGGCGGCGACGGCGACCGGGTCGGGTTCAAGGGCCGCTCCTATGACACGATCAAGGGCGCGCTGCACAAGTACGACGACGCGTTCAGCGACTACTGGTCCTTCCTGGAGCCGCGGCTCGTCGAGGCCTGGCGGCTGCTCGCCGACGACGGCACCCTGTACCTGCACCTTGACTACCGTGAGGTGCATTACGCCAAGGTCATGCTCGACGCCATCTTCGGCCGCGAGTGCTTCCTGAACGAGATCATCTGGGCCTACGACTACGGCGCCCGCGCCAAATACCGCTGGCCCACCAAGCACGACAACATCCTCGTGTACGTCAAGAACCCCCGGAAATACCACTTCGACAGCGCCGAGGTGGACCGGGAACCCTACATGGCCCCCGGGCTCGTGACTCCGGCCAAACGCGAGCTCGGCAAGCTGCCGACCGACGTCTGGTGGCACACGATTGTCTCCCCCACCGGCAAGGAGAAGACCGGCTACCCGACGCAGAAGCCCGAAGGGCTGATCCGACGTGTGGTGGCGGCCTCCAGCCGCCCCGGCGACTGGTGCCTGGACTTCTTCGCCGGTTCCGGAACCCTCGGCGCCGTCGCCGCGAAGCTGGACCGGAAGTTCGTCTGCGTGGACCAGAACCAGCCGGCCATCGACGTCATGGCCAAGCGGCTTGCCCCGCACGCGGTCTTCACTGTTTTTCCGAGTTAG
- a CDS encoding PHP domain-containing protein yields the protein MRIDLHAHSNVSDGTQAPGAVLASAAEAGLDVIALTDHDSTDGWAEAAAGAREHGVALVPGMEISCRTIEGISVHLLSYLHDPAHPGLLEEITKAKDARFTRAERMVSLLAEDYPLSWDDVIHHVAPGATLGRPHIADALVAAGVVADRTEAFDSILTSHSRYFVQHYAPDPALAVQLVREAGGVPVFAHPVASARGRIVGERTYREMIDAGLAGLEIYHRDNPEEGRTFLRKLAVRHGLLVTGSSDYHGAGKPNRLGENLTTPEVFARIEELGTGTSVVR from the coding sequence GTGAGGATTGACCTGCATGCCCATTCGAACGTATCCGACGGCACCCAAGCGCCCGGCGCGGTGCTGGCCTCCGCGGCGGAAGCGGGGCTCGATGTCATTGCCCTGACCGACCACGACTCCACGGACGGCTGGGCCGAGGCCGCGGCCGGTGCCCGTGAGCACGGCGTCGCGCTGGTTCCCGGGATGGAGATTTCCTGCCGGACGATCGAGGGGATCAGCGTCCACCTCCTGAGCTACCTGCACGACCCGGCGCACCCCGGGCTCCTGGAGGAAATCACCAAGGCCAAGGACGCCCGCTTCACCCGGGCCGAGCGGATGGTCAGCCTGCTCGCCGAGGACTACCCGCTGAGCTGGGACGATGTCATCCACCACGTGGCGCCGGGCGCCACCCTGGGCCGGCCGCACATCGCCGACGCCCTGGTCGCTGCGGGCGTGGTCGCGGACCGCACCGAGGCCTTCGACTCCATCCTGACCTCGCATTCACGCTATTTCGTGCAGCACTACGCGCCGGACCCGGCACTCGCCGTCCAACTCGTGCGCGAGGCCGGCGGGGTGCCGGTGTTCGCCCATCCGGTGGCATCCGCCCGCGGCCGGATCGTGGGGGAACGCACCTACCGGGAGATGATCGACGCCGGGCTGGCCGGACTGGAGATCTACCACCGGGACAATCCCGAGGAGGGCAGGACCTTCCTGCGCAAACTCGCGGTCCGGCACGGGCTGCTGGTCACCGGGTCCTCCGACTACCACGGGGCGGGGAAACCAAACCGGCTGGGCGAGAACCTGACCACGCCCGAGGTGTTTGCCCGGATCGAGGAACTGGGAACCGGAACCTCAGTGGTGCGCTGA
- a CDS encoding aminopeptidase P family protein, whose product MNDADNTPVSASQPLDERVNNRSQRPSSDAFKAFMASNWAPSRVQLPERDAVAGHAAARRRAISEQFKGERLVIPAGPLKVRSNDCDYRFRPHSGFAHLTGLGLDHEPDAVLILEPAGEGRGDDGGHHHATLYFRPLAGRDTEQFYADSRSGEFWIGARPTLAEFKARLGLDTADISELELGITKNVGAPEIGGISIRLVRKVDENIDALVDTARYNTAKDPENLDMGILDALDEKLTEALSELRLLKDEWEIEQMKTAVAATVQGFTEVVKALPRALTHQRGERVVEGAFFARAREEGNELGYDTIAASGNNATVLHWTRNTGKINAGELLLLDAGVEAESLYTADITRTLPANGTFTEIQRKVYEAVLDAADAGFAAARPGTRFREIHTAATTVLAERLADWGLLPVSVAEAISAEGQQHRRWMPHGTSHHLGLDVHDCAQAKRELYLDGVLTPGMVFTIEPGLYFKDEDLAIPAEYRGIGVRIEDDILMTADGPVNLSAALPRKAEDVESWMAGIYQEADGQTP is encoded by the coding sequence GTGAACGATGCAGATAACACCCCAGTCTCCGCTTCCCAGCCCCTCGACGAGCGCGTCAACAACCGCTCACAGCGGCCCAGCTCCGACGCCTTCAAGGCGTTTATGGCCAGCAACTGGGCACCGTCCCGCGTGCAGCTTCCGGAACGCGACGCCGTCGCCGGCCACGCAGCCGCCCGGCGGCGCGCCATCTCCGAGCAGTTCAAAGGCGAACGCCTGGTCATCCCCGCCGGTCCGCTGAAGGTCCGCTCGAACGACTGCGACTACCGCTTCCGCCCGCACTCCGGCTTCGCGCACCTCACCGGCCTCGGCCTGGACCATGAGCCCGACGCCGTGCTCATCCTGGAACCCGCGGGGGAAGGCAGGGGCGACGACGGCGGCCACCACCACGCGACCCTGTACTTCCGTCCGCTGGCTGGCCGCGACACCGAACAGTTCTACGCCGACTCCCGCTCCGGCGAATTCTGGATCGGCGCCCGTCCCACCCTGGCCGAGTTCAAGGCCCGCCTGGGGCTGGACACTGCGGACATCAGTGAACTGGAGCTGGGGATCACCAAGAACGTCGGCGCCCCGGAAATCGGCGGAATCTCCATCCGGCTGGTGCGGAAGGTCGACGAGAACATCGACGCCCTGGTGGACACCGCCCGCTACAACACGGCCAAGGACCCCGAGAACCTGGACATGGGCATCCTGGACGCCCTTGACGAGAAGCTCACCGAGGCCCTCTCCGAGCTGCGCCTGCTCAAGGACGAGTGGGAAATCGAGCAGATGAAAACCGCCGTCGCCGCCACCGTGCAGGGCTTCACCGAGGTCGTCAAGGCCCTGCCGCGGGCCCTCACCCACCAGCGCGGCGAGCGCGTCGTTGAGGGCGCGTTCTTCGCCCGCGCCCGGGAGGAAGGCAACGAGCTCGGCTACGACACCATCGCGGCCTCCGGCAACAACGCCACGGTGCTGCACTGGACCCGGAACACCGGCAAGATCAACGCCGGGGAGCTTTTGCTGCTCGACGCCGGGGTCGAGGCGGAATCGCTCTACACCGCGGACATTACCCGCACCCTGCCGGCCAACGGCACGTTCACCGAGATCCAGCGCAAGGTCTACGAGGCCGTGCTGGACGCCGCCGACGCCGGCTTTGCCGCCGCCCGGCCCGGCACCCGGTTCCGCGAGATCCACACGGCCGCGACCACCGTGCTGGCCGAACGGCTCGCCGACTGGGGCCTGCTGCCGGTCTCCGTGGCGGAAGCCATCAGCGCGGAAGGCCAGCAGCACCGCCGCTGGATGCCGCACGGCACCAGCCACCACCTGGGCCTCGACGTGCACGACTGTGCCCAGGCCAAGCGCGAACTGTACCTCGACGGTGTCCTCACCCCCGGCATGGTCTTCACGATCGAACCCGGGCTGTACTTCAAGGACGAGGACCTCGCCATCCCGGCGGAATACCGCGGAATCGGCGTCCGGATCGAGGACGACATCCTGATGACCGCCGACGGTCCGGTCAACCTCAGTGCGGCCCTGCCCCGCAAGGCTGAGGACGTCGAGTCCTGGATGGCGGGAATCTACCAGGAAGCCGACGGCCAGACTCCGTAG
- a CDS encoding general stress protein, giving the protein MSNIFGAPRAGAPNGPDEARTVPKGDTVGSYNSYLDAQKAVDYLADQQFPVQMVSIVGNELKMVERVTGRLTYPRVALSGALSGMWFGLFVGIMLSFFSTTDGAFSIMTSVLMGAAFFMLFGIVTYAMQKGKRDFTSTSQVVATNYDVVVSFEAANEARRLLHQLPMTQQDASASPGSAGYSQCDYQHQPYQPGPGQGPQQPGQQGHAPQRPAGWNDPYGQRTPEAGGQQQGGQEPAPGQHAEPSPQAEPSHPGTADTEPATEEAPKSSGFAYPDLPDGRPQYGVRVTDVPKQGPDEGGPRH; this is encoded by the coding sequence ATGTCAAACATTTTTGGTGCTCCCAGGGCTGGCGCCCCCAACGGCCCGGACGAGGCCCGCACTGTCCCCAAGGGCGACACTGTTGGTTCCTACAATTCCTACCTGGACGCCCAGAAGGCGGTGGACTACCTCGCGGACCAGCAGTTTCCCGTGCAGATGGTCTCGATCGTCGGCAACGAGCTGAAGATGGTGGAGCGGGTCACCGGCCGGCTGACCTACCCCAGGGTCGCGCTCTCGGGTGCGCTGAGCGGCATGTGGTTCGGCCTGTTCGTCGGCATCATGCTCTCCTTCTTCTCCACGACCGACGGTGCCTTCTCGATCATGACGTCGGTGCTGATGGGCGCGGCCTTCTTTATGCTGTTCGGCATCGTCACGTACGCCATGCAGAAGGGAAAGCGCGACTTCACCTCCACGAGCCAGGTCGTGGCGACCAACTACGATGTCGTGGTCTCCTTTGAAGCGGCGAACGAGGCGCGGCGGTTGCTGCACCAGCTTCCGATGACGCAGCAGGACGCCTCCGCGTCCCCCGGGTCGGCCGGGTACTCCCAGTGCGACTACCAGCACCAGCCGTACCAGCCGGGTCCCGGGCAGGGACCCCAGCAGCCCGGCCAGCAGGGCCATGCCCCGCAGCGCCCCGCGGGCTGGAACGACCCGTACGGCCAGAGGACACCCGAAGCCGGCGGACAGCAGCAGGGCGGACAGGAGCCGGCGCCAGGCCAGCACGCCGAGCCTTCCCCCCAGGCAGAGCCGTCCCACCCGGGGACCGCTGATACCGAGCCGGCCACCGAAGAGGCCCCCAAGTCCTCCGGGTTCGCCTACCCGGACCTGCCGGACGGCCGCCCGCAGTACGGGGTCCGCGTCACCGACGTGCCCAAGCAGGGTCCCGACGAGGGCGGTCCGCGGCACTGA
- a CDS encoding magnesium transporter MgtE N-terminal domain-containing protein: MSTNLSRVFVARLLGLDVFDPLGDRLGRLRDVVVLSRGTRGAPHVVGIVVEVPGKKRVFVPMTRITSIDQTQIICTGLVNLRRFEQRGAETLVVAEMFDRRVTLADGSGDATIEDIAMDKHRSGDWFVSKLFVRRGHSLSPLSRLRRNETMIIDWADAQQGARTEPQAATQFVATHEDLKPADFAEALQEMSDKRRFEVASELQDERLADVLQEMPEGDQVEILSALDVNRAADVLEEMDPDDAADLLAELPSAQAEQLLQLMEPEGADDVRRLLEYDEDTAGGLMTPVPVILPPEATVAEALAHVRREELSPALASSIFIARPPLETPTGRFLGVVHIQQLLRYPPPEPLGNLVDKTLEPVSDQAHISEVARTLATYNLNSLPVVNSDGRLVGAVTVDDVLDHLLPDDWRAHEDDVPIRKLGGRIG; this comes from the coding sequence GTGAGCACAAATCTATCGCGGGTGTTTGTTGCGCGCCTCCTCGGCCTGGACGTCTTCGACCCACTGGGCGACCGTCTCGGCCGGCTGCGCGACGTCGTCGTGCTTTCCCGCGGAACCCGGGGCGCCCCGCATGTGGTGGGCATCGTCGTCGAGGTTCCCGGGAAGAAGCGGGTCTTCGTGCCGATGACCCGGATCACCTCGATCGACCAGACCCAGATCATCTGCACCGGGCTGGTGAACCTGCGGCGCTTCGAACAGCGCGGCGCCGAAACCCTCGTTGTGGCCGAAATGTTCGACCGCCGCGTCACCCTCGCCGACGGCAGCGGGGACGCCACGATCGAGGACATCGCAATGGACAAACACCGCTCCGGCGACTGGTTTGTCAGCAAGCTCTTCGTCCGCCGCGGCCACTCCCTCTCCCCGCTGAGCAGGCTGCGCCGCAACGAGACCATGATCATCGACTGGGCTGATGCGCAGCAGGGCGCCCGCACCGAGCCGCAGGCTGCCACCCAGTTCGTCGCAACCCACGAGGACCTCAAGCCGGCCGACTTCGCCGAAGCCCTGCAGGAGATGAGCGACAAGCGCCGCTTCGAGGTCGCCAGCGAACTCCAGGACGAACGCCTAGCCGACGTCCTGCAGGAGATGCCTGAAGGCGACCAGGTGGAGATCCTCTCCGCCCTCGACGTCAACCGTGCCGCGGACGTGCTGGAGGAAATGGACCCGGACGACGCCGCCGATCTCCTCGCGGAACTCCCCAGCGCCCAGGCCGAGCAATTGCTCCAGCTGATGGAACCCGAAGGCGCCGATGACGTCCGCCGGCTGCTCGAATACGACGAGGACACGGCCGGCGGCCTGATGACCCCGGTCCCGGTCATCCTGCCCCCGGAAGCCACCGTCGCCGAAGCCCTGGCCCATGTCCGCCGTGAGGAGCTCTCCCCCGCCCTGGCCTCGTCGATCTTTATTGCCCGGCCGCCGCTGGAGACGCCCACGGGCCGTTTCCTCGGCGTCGTCCACATCCAGCAGCTGCTGCGCTACCCGCCGCCCGAACCGCTGGGCAACCTGGTGGACAAGACCCTGGAACCCGTGTCGGACCAGGCGCACATCAGCGAGGTGGCCCGCACGCTGGCCACCTACAACCTCAACTCGCTCCCCGTCGTCAACAGCGATGGTCGGCTTGTGGGGGCGGTGACTGTTGACGATGTGCTGGATCATCTGCTGCCCGATGACTGGCGGGCCCACGAGGACGATGTCCCGATAAGGAAGCTTGGAGGCCGCATTGGCTGA